Proteins found in one Eretmochelys imbricata isolate rEreImb1 chromosome 9, rEreImb1.hap1, whole genome shotgun sequence genomic segment:
- the CPA3 gene encoding mast cell carboxypeptidase A, with amino-acid sequence MKSMVPLGLIVATFALTSSRCFDSAKVYRVKPQNEKQVNFLKYLANIKQLDFWHPDSAPHIVTQMQVDFHVSTHQSRSVQTLMEQNEIQYEILLHNLQEKIEKQFDGKRNFTSRHSYTKYNDWYKIAAWTARITKIYPKLVSRIQIGSTFEKRPMYLLKVGKESGRKKAIFMDCGIHAREWISPAFCQWFVKQAASTYKKDKIMTHLLDSLNFYVLPVFNIDGYIWSWTQDRMWRKNRSKNSSTKCIGTDLNRNFAAAWGNDPCNETYYGSAPESEDETKAVATFIRNHLSSIKAYLTIHAYSQMLMFPYGYTFHKAPNHDELTEVAKAAVEALSSLYGTTYEYGASATLIYPTSGSSVDWAYDQGIKYSFVFELRDKGSYGFLLPESKITSTCKETMLAIKSIANYILSYAS; translated from the exons ATGAAGTCTATGGTGCCTTTAGGCTTGATTGTAGCTACTTTTGCTCTTACTTCTTCTCGCTGTTTTGACAG TGCAAAGGTATACCGTGTGAAGCCTCAGAATGAAAAACAAGTGAACTTCTTGAAGTACCTGGCCAACATTAAACAG CTTGACTTCTGGCACCCAGATTCAGCCCCTCATATAGTCACTCAGATGCAGGTGGATTTCCATGTCAGTACACATCAGTCTAGATCTGTCCAGACCCTCATGGAACAGAATGAAATACAATATGA AATTTTATtgcataacctgcaagaaaagattgaaaaacagTTTGATGGCAAAAGGAATTTTACTAGCAGACACAGTTACACGAAGTACAATGACTGGTACAAG ATTGCTGCCTGGACTGCTAGAATTACTAAAATTTATCCAAAACTGGTCTCCCGCATCCAGATTGGAAGTACTTTTGAAAAGCGACCTATGTACCTCCTTAAG GTTGGGAAGGAGAGCGGCAGGAAGAAGGCCATTTTCATGGACTGTGGGATCCATGCACGAGAATGGATCTCACCTGCATTCTGCCAGTGGTTTGTGAAGCAG GCAGCCAGCACCTATAAGAAGGACAAGATCATGACACATCTATTGGACAGTCTGAACTTCTATGTTCTCCCGGTGTTCAACATTGATGGCTATATCTGGAGCTGGACTCAA GATCGTATGTGGAGAAAAAACCGTTCCAAAAACTCCAGCACCAAATGCATTGGCACTGACCTGAACAGGAACTTCGCTGCTGCGTGGGGCA ATGACCCATGCAATGAAACCTACTATGGATCTGCACCAGAGTCGGAGGATGAGACTAAAGCTGTTGCCACCTTCATTCGTAACCACCTCTCTTCCATCAAGGCTTACCTGACCATCCATGCTTATTCTCAGATGTTGATGTTCCCTTATGGCTATACTTTCCATAAAGCACCTAATCACGATGAACTG ACCGAAGTTGCAAAGGCAGCCGTGGAAGCTTTATCCAGCCTGTATGGTACAACATACGAATATGGTGCATCGGCCACTCTAATCT ACCCTACTTCTGGGAGCTCTGTGGACTGGGCTTATGATCAGGGCATCAAATACTCCTTCGTCTTTGAGCTCCGTGACAAGGGCAGTTATGGTTTTCTCCTCCCTGAATCTAAGATAACGTCAACTTGTAAGGAGACTATGCTGGCAATCAAGTCTATTGCCAATTATATCCTCAGCTATGCTTCATGA